gccatcttgtcatcaatcTGATCGTCATTTTACTAACCCAAGCaaataaatttgtgtgcgtgtgtgggtGTACACGAGCTGAGTATACCCAAGAAAgaggataacaacaaagagaatgcaaacaaaaatttgacatctaaataccgtcaaacctggccgtcTGTTAATATGTAGCTGTTcccgtgagaccaccttttaaaTTCGCCTTGAATCCTAACCAAGTATTTACCGTTCTAGtgggatttggatacaactctggaattggacaattccatcagctgggcaAGTGGCCTAACTTCTTTAGTGAACCAAAATCCCACAAAAAGtactcgcaaaagttaaagaatttttcaaCTTTAAAGGTTGAACTCGAGCGTAattctgtgttgccatacgTGAGGTAAGGTTTTTAGGCGTCAAAGTTAAATATTGCGCTTTGCTTTTTGGGGTTTGTTTGCCAAGTTGCATATTTTATGTGCGCGGATACACTGATAGGTTTGGGcgtcccggtagccgagttggtagcgtgcttgcattaccaggggtcgtgggttcgattcccgccagtagccttctgtcgctactgtggtatcacaatggacctaaaattgtctaagtgagtctgtaaaggactgccaatcttacctaacctaaccatacactgatagaaaaggTACGGTACTTTGTCAATACAGtctggttttattttattcacgttttggcaaatatttttaaaccatTGACACcattttaaaatattgacgccattataaaatattttaatacgaTTTATTTCTGTGAAAACGTGTTTAAATGCTCGAAAGTGGTGAAAACGGAAATAGTACAAACAAACTTGATAAAGACTCCTATGTGGTAAAGTATGCtatgttggtgtattcatatgaaaagccaatcccatggtagccggttgtacataacggattgacccgatggagtccttcgtcTGCTAGGGCAGCCGCCCTAGTGAAGAACTTGAGGTCTTagtttataatttattattttttcgatATTTCGTTCGATATTTCCCACGGAAGACATCATCCAGAATACTGCTAAAAATAGAGGGACTAACGAATATACCGAATTTATTGAAATCAATATCAGTTTGGTAATAAGGATAATAccaaatcattttatttttcatccataccatgtgGTATTGATTTCTTATCATAcggtcatggcgaaacaattaaaaatcccATTtgcactgctctttaaatccggatttaatggctcgatcatttgttttccctttataaaatcagctgacgagagccttaaatccggatttaatgagcagtgtaaacggggtaaaaggtggtctcatttgcacaacaacaacaaatcatatggtgcaatccgccatcttgtcatcaagctgatcgacggtttgccaacacacacaaagaaatttgtgtgcgtataTGGATACGTATGCGTAAATGAGCAGAGattatgcgagaaagaagataacaacaaagagaatgcaaacaaaaatctggtatctaaataccgtcaaacctgtcCGGcttttaacagctgttcgcgtgagatcaccttaaatccgccttgatcgTCGTTTTGTCAAAACACGCAAAAACAttaatgtgcgtgtgtgtatcaGGGATGGAATATACAACATTTCAAATAGTACTAAAAAGGTACTTCTGGGACCGAAAGGGTACTTTTTGTTttgcataggttaggttaggttgaaaagagggtgcagatattaatccgccccatgccactatggacataaacctaagccagttatcCGCTTGTTGTgtactctaaatactaaaaaaatatcttcgaaaaagaaaatttttagttaggaattccgtgctacttacaaaatccttaattgttttcaatgctacTCTcccaagttggttcaagtctggtattgtgtctccacctaagtgccggtatctgttagacgcgaaaggcgggcaatgacaaaggaaatgctgcaatgtctcatcatcttccccgcatggtatcacttgccgcaccgattttacataagtgagctcgtagtcctatgtgtcccgttatgataccaaaaattatactgacctccttcattcttcttttcagtaatagtctcgtcttctcacgtccccgatcaccccataggattttcgccgtcctaccgactgtttcgttgttccacagtgttacaagcGCATTCGTCTCCctcgctcttaactcggaccaagtttattgataacagtcctctggccttcactgccaaaacgTTTGCccttttactccgttatggtccggtaTCCAAACGGTGCGGtttgtgtcatcctcagagatggctttaatctccttcatactctccaagactgttcgtgaccttaccgtcctgtttgttattgcctttatggcaattttactgtcggtacagatgttcacactcgcgttagcaccacaccacaacgtgattgcccggatctccgcctgcaggaccgtattataatCAGGCAGTGATTATaaaacgtagcatttgacattataaacgaaacaattttattaccaaaaaaaaaaagacttggaGGTGCGGGAGGGTCTGACGTCGGAAAACTTCAGGCATACCTTAGGGCAGGTCTGAGCAGACGGCCCTCCATGAAGTGGTGCAAGAAGTCTCTCTTACTGAAGGCGTACGCGATGGCGGCTTTCTGCATATTGAAAGGGCATTTAATAACGAggaggaggccactgtagcgcagaggttagcatatccgccaaagacgctgtacgcctgcgctcgcatcctggcgagaccatcaaaaaatttttcatcgatggttttcccctcctaatgctggcaacatttgtgaggcactaagccatgtaaaacttccctccaaagaggtgtcgcactatggccgttcggactcggctataaaaaggaggccccttatgattgagcttaaaacttgaatcggactgcactcattgatatgtgagaagtttgccactgttccttagaggaatgagcaaaatttgcaaaaaaaaaaaataacgaggAGATGAGTCGACAGTCACCGCCCCTGTGTGACTGTTTGCTACATGACAAGACTATCAAGGCGGACTTTGGAGATAAGGAAGTCAGAAAGCGGGCGATAAGTGGAATGCCTCAAGGGTGGGGTGTTCTCGGGATTCGCTTTCCCGGGAGGGAACAATGGGAAACGGtctttatatatagctccaagATGGAGATAGGGACCGGAGGACGATTGTATGTACTTTCGGGCAGATCTCTGTCATGAAATAATTACCGTAAACAGCAGTGTACAACAGCAGTTAActttgcactaatcactgattttgacagattgtgcactcaatattttgttgttgggcaactgccactacctgttaatgaatatatcttgaccTCTGTCATAACGGTAGCCACAAAGGAAAATCTGGGAAGGGATTTAGAGTTTTTGAAATCAGTATGGGCTACCCATTCGACCTAAACTATTACCAAATTGTGATAAATtccacacaaaaaaattaaaaataggaGAAAAGttgttttctaaaatttttgggtttgaaatttgtttaaactCATCAATCTGATCAACGTTTTGTCAACACAcacagaaatttgtgtgcgtgtatgtATACGTGTTCGTACATAAGCAGGGATAGagaacaacaaagagaatgtaaacaaaaatctgtcatcttaataccgtcaaacttaGCCGGCTTTTAGCAGTTACTCGCGTGAGGccatctttttaaatccgccttgctaTAAAACTAACATGTGTTCGAAATGCCAACATAACAAACAGTTCCCATGCTATTTTATTTACTCTTTCGTCTCACGTGCAAAATACAACCCTGGAATTTAAACGTTGGCAACGCCACTATGAAGTTAGCTGCAAATAGATAGCtgtcaatatttttttgttttttctttcttttttgacTTCCTTTTGATTGTGAACCATCCAAAATGTCTAAGAGAGgtgattttattttcataataatCTAAAGAAATCGGTGCAAATTTCCTTATCAAGCAATGAAATATAAACGAACATTTCTTTAGAAATATGTGACGAATATAATTTAAGTGATATTTTGGTATTAACTATTGTTCTTCTATGCAATTGAATAGGACGTGGTGGAACTGCGGGAGGAAAATTCCGCATCTCTTTGGGCTTGCCCGTTGGTGCCGTCATGAACTGTGCTGATAATACAGGTAGGTGGTTGAGTTAATTATGGTGTTTTTCTTGGTAAATATTAAATGAAAACTGTTTTGACTGTGTTTTTAGGTGCCAAGAACTTGTATGTCATCGCTGTTCACGGTATTCGTGGTCGTTTGAATCGCTTGCCTGCCGCTGGTGTCGGTGATATGTTTGTTGCCACCGTTAAGAAGGGTAAACCAGAATTGAGAAAAAAGGTATGTAAAGTGTTGATGCGGAAGTGTAAATGGAATCTTTAGGGCTTGAAACTTGTTATTCGTTTGTTTGAGTTGAGTAATGCTGCACatgttttatgaaaaaaagtCTTGCGCGCCTAACCGGCATTgataaacatttttgctgtattAAAAGTATAAAATGGATAATTCTAAATATCTGCCAATGGTTTAACATGCCATAGTAATATGGCACAAAAGTAGTGATTTCTGCAGGCAGTTTAAAACTGGTGTGGTGTAGTGTTTTTATTCCTATATCCGAACCTTGGAACTTCGTGAGGTGCTTCTAAAGTGATTTTATTATAGTCGATAAATGCCTGAGACACTACTTCGTGACAGATGTCATCAACCTGAAGTGAATGGTTCGCATATAAGATTCAACTCATTGCCATCCAAAGGCATGGCATAGAGTATAGGTAAACAGTGTCGAAGATCTTCCCCCATGGGACGCTTCACTTATCACAAAAGTAAGCATACTTGGAGTAGACCacacaattggaataaaatccACCGCTTTAAGCCTGACCGGTGGTTGATCGTATCAAAAGCTTTCGATTATTCAAGAATTTTGCAGTTAACACCAACCcgtcacgggatagctgtgagcaccacacaggatgGAACAtggaggtccgatctgtgtggtgttcattgctgtcacgataaGTTTAggcgcgtctacaggttgcggatagtggaatgctccatatggagtagctggaACGGCAGTCGCAGACAGTCATAGGTATCGAACGGTGAGTCTCAGCTAGAGGCCGGGcggtaccggctcttgcacaaataccgagtgcctatgatgcacgATAttacaaggcgggttattggcgccatttaaaaaaaccaatggccatcctgttcccgtggcgatcggtcctttggaccggaacgagcttgctcacatacagcagcttgacgaggatcgccacctccacatgacaatgtggctacaacaagaacaacaaccaaCATTATGCTGGTGCTAAGTAGCACTTGGAAATTCTACTAAAGGCTTAGGCTGGAGTATAGCCTTTAGCTACTGGCGATAGATGTGAAGTAGTCCCAAAGGTTTCCATCTTGCTGGAATCCTTTTCTGGCTTGAATAGCGGGAGCACTGCTCATTTATAAGACATCGGCTATAATAGGTATGTCTCGAgcagtgatgggcacactaactgttgaaaataataaattgtgTAAAATCCGGATGATCAAATAAGTGAAGTAGCTTTGTGGAATAAAATCAGTGCCAAATTCTGGCCCAGAGGGCCGTAAAGGCCATTGATTACTTACCGATAACTCGTCTTTTCAAATCAAGGCACTtagtagtcattccgtttgaaacccctcgaaatattgaactggaaccccataaagtatatatattctggatggcctcgacattctgattcgtccgtccgtctgtcgaaatcacggtagcggtcgaacgcgtaaagctagccgcttgaaattttacaaagatacttaatattgatgtaggttgttgttgtagcagtgtgttgtacacttgccgatgaaggacttcatcgggccaatccggtacgtacaaccggctgtcatagTATtgattgatgtagatcgttggggattgcaaatggttcagatttagatatagctcccatataaaccgatctcccgatttgactttttgagcccctggaagccgcaatttttgtacgatttggctgaaattttgtatgtagtgttcagttatgactttcaacaactttgccaagtacggttcaaattggtcaagaacctgatatagctcccatgtaaaccgatctcccgatttgactttttgagcccctggaagccgcaatttttgtccgatatggctgaagatTTGCATCTAGTtctttgttattacttccaacaactgtgccaattacagcCCGAATCGGTGTGTAACCTGTTataaactcccatataaaccaatctctctatttgatctccgcaatttttgtacgatttgactgaaatattgcatgtggtgttatgttatgacttccaacaattgttccaagtacggtctaaatcggtccataacctgatatagctttcatataaaccggtctctctatcATCCTTTTTGGATTCCTAGAAGTATGTAGATTGAAAAaaatcaactaaatttattttgtataaatttatagcggtattcatggtggtggattaccaagattcggcgctgccgaacttagcacgcttttacttgtttttaatttgtttttatatttttttatatttttttatatttttttatattttttatatttttttatatttttttatatttttttatatttttttatatttttttatatttttttatatttttttataatttttttatatttttttatatttttttatatttttttatatttttttatatttttttatattttttttatatttttttatattttttttatatttttttatatttttttttatatttttttttatattttttttatatttttttttatatttttttaatatttttttatattttttttaaattttttttatattttttttttatattttttttttatatttttttttatattttttttttatattttttttatatttttttatatttttttatatttttttttatatttttttatattttttaaaatttttaaatttttatatttttttatattttttttatattttttttttatatattttttatatatttttttatattttttttaatatttttttttttttatatttttttaacatttttttaacattttttttatattttttttatattttttttatatttttttttatatttttttatatttttttatatttttttatatttttttattttttttttatatatatatttttatatatattttttattttttttatattttttatatttttttatatattttttttggttttttttttatatttttttatatatttttttggttttttttttatatttttttatatatttttttggtttttttttatattttttttatatttttttggtttttttttatatttttttttatttgttttatatttgttttatattttttttaaatttttttgatatttttttatatttttttatatttttttatttttttttttatatttttttattttttttttttatatttttttttatatttttttatatttttttttattttttttttatatttttttatattttttttatatttttttatatttttttttatattttttttatattttttttatattttttttatattttttttatattttttttatatttttttatattttttttatatttttttttttatttttttatattttttttatattttttttatattttttttatatttttttatattttttttatattttttttatattttttttatatttttttatatatttttttatattttatatattttttttatatttttttttatatttttttatattttatatatttttttatattttttttatatttttttatatttttttttatatttttttatattttttttatatttttgttttatatttttgttttatatttttgttttatatttttgttttatatttttgttttatatttttgttttatatttttgttttatatttttgttttatatttttgttttatatttttgttttatatttttgttttatatttttgttttatatttttgttttatatttttgttttatatttttgttttatatttttgttttatattttttttatatttttttttttatatttttttttttatatttttttttttatatttttttatattttttttatttttttattttttttttatttttttattttgtttttatatattttttataaattttttatttttttatatattttttatatattttttatattgttttatatatttttttatatttttttatatatatttttttatatatatttttttatatatatttttttatataaatttttttatatatatttttttatatttttttttatatatttttttatatatttttttatatatttttttatatatttttttatatatattttttttatatatattttttttatatatttttttatatattttgttttttttatatttttttttaaattttttttgatattttttttatattttttttgatattttttttatatttttttgtattttttatatgtttttttttattttttttatattttttttgtattttttttatattttttttttatttatttattttttttttgttttttttttttattttgtttttttttttattttgttttatttttttatattttttttatattttttttatattttttttatat
The genomic region above belongs to Stomoxys calcitrans chromosome 5, idStoCalc2.1, whole genome shotgun sequence and contains:
- the LOC106086993 gene encoding large ribosomal subunit protein uL14; the encoded protein is MSKRGRGGTAGGKFRISLGLPVGAVMNCADNTGAKNLYVIAVHGIRGRLNRLPAAGVGDMFVATVKKGKPELRKKVMPAVVIRQRKPFRRRDGVFIYFEDNAGVIVNNKGEMKGSAITGPVAKECADLWPRIASNASSIA